TATTGTTGAACCAAAAGCATATATCATTACAATGGAATGCCCGCATTCTGCCGTCAAACAGCGGGGGTTGCCATCCGAACCACGCCAGATAGACGGGCGCTTTCTGTTTGGATTTGGCATCGGCCGCCGCGATGGCATTTTTACGGTTACTCATCACCATCGACCAAATCTCAACGGGTGTTTTATCGGGAAAAACTTTAGCGTAGGCATCAGCCACGTCGCCTGACTTTTCGCCGAATCGCGGTTTTAATTTTTCTTTTACATCCGCCAATGATACTTTTTCGAGCGAGGAATCCACCCGGCTCGGCGAAGATTCATTAAAGGTCGAACAAATGATCATGGGGATATCGGCCGAAAAATGCGACGCATCGGCATAAAAAGGAGTATCCATTAAATAACGCCCATCCGCAACCGGGCCGAATCCTCCCCGGGCCACGCCCAGGCGGCGGGCGTCGTCGGCGGCTTTGGCAACGGCCCGGTTGGCAATGTCGATGTATTCCCGCCACGGCAGTTGCTGTAATTTACCAATATCATTTGGGCCGAGCCCTGCCTCTTTCAATACCAGGGCACCCAATTTTTCGGCATATTCCTTTGATGTTCCCGAGAGCATGGAACCGCTCAGCGCCACAGCTTTATGAAATAGCCCTTTGGCCGAAGGCATGGCCGTCAAGGCACATACTTTGGCTCCCCCGCCCGATTGACCGATGATGGTCACACTGTTGGGGTCACCTCCAAAATTGCTGATATTATCCCGTACCCATTCAAGCGCTGCAACAATGTCAAGCATCCCGACATTGCCCGAGGCGGCAAATTTTTCTCCTCCTACGCCCGCCAGATCAGTAAATCCTAAAGTTCCCAACCTGTGATTCAACGAACAGAAGACCACATCACCCATTCGACTCAGGTTTTCGCCGTTATAGCCATCCTGCTCAATTCCGTTTCCATTTACAAATCCCCCCCCATGGAGCCACACGATGACCGGACGCTTTTTGGCATCCAACGCAGGGGTCCAAACGTTGATTCTGAGGCAATCTTCACTCACGTCGTCATAATTCCAGTGGTCTACAAACGACGAATACGCATCAGCGTAGCGCTTTTCCATGATCTGCGGTGCTGAGTTTCCCCACCATACGGCCGGTTTTACGTCATTCCACGGTTTGGGTTTTTGGGGAGGCATAAATCGATTTTCCCCCGAGGTATCCGCTCCGTAGGGAATACCCAAATAGGTATGGATACCTCTCAAAATATACCCCCTTACTTTTCCGTAAGAAGTGTTCGCGACGGCAATATTATCCCCGACAAACAGGATTTGCTCATCCTCTTTATCGGGACGCTGTGCGGCGGATGCAGTCGGCAGCGCGCTTGACAGGCCCAGACCTGCGGTACCTACACCCAGCTTTTGGATAAAATTTCGACGGTTGGATTTCATGATGCTACGATCGTTTTGAGTGATTTGTCATTGGGGCATAAGTAAATTACTACTTTGAATTAAAATCATACAATGGCGGTTTCTACTATTGTTCGGGGCGTGAATCGCCGATTTCGGTGCCCGCAGTGCCGGAAATTTTCTTTATTGATTTCTAAAAGATTAAAAAGCGGGTTCATTGCTCTTTCCTAAAAAAGAGAATTTTCTCTTCCAAAACTCCACTTTTCCGATGAAACCATCCCGATCCGCTTTTCTGAAGTCATTGCTGCTTTTGTCAATGTGCATCCTTTTTTGGGGAAACACGATTCCCACCGAAAGGCAGGATGCTAAAGCCGTCAGGCGCTATCTGTACGTGGCCACTCCCGGGATTCGAAACTATTTGGAATACGGGGGGCACGGTTTGTTGGTCTATGACATGGATGACCATTATCGACTCGTAAAACGCATTCCGACGGCGGGCTTGGATGCCGATGGAAAGCCCCTCAACGTCAAAGGAATCTGTGCAAGTATGGCTACCAACAGTATCTATATCAGCACCATACAAACGTTGCAATGCATTGATCTGACCACTGAGAAAATAAAATGGGAGCGAAAATACGACGAAGGCTGCGACCGCATGGCTATCTCTCCCGACGGTAAAACCATTTATTTGCCTACCTTTGAAAAAGAGTACTGGTCAGTAGTCGATGCCGCCACAGGTGACGTAAAACAGAAAATCGTTTTGAATTCAGGCGCGCACAATACGATCTTCGGATTAAACGGTAAAGAAGTCTATCTGGCGGGGTTACGTTCCCCGTATTTGACGGTTGTAAATGCCCAAAAACCAACCGAAACACGTCAGGTAGGGCCGTTCAGTGCATCCATTCGCCCATTTACCGTCAATGGTAAACAAACGTTGTGTTATGTCAATGTGAATGAGTTGCTCGGCTTTGAAATAGGCGATCTCAGAACGGGTAAAATGCTGCACCGCGTAGAGGTCAGCGGCTTTCAGAAAGGGCCCGTCAAACGGCACGCCTGCCCGAGTCACGGGGTGGGGCTAACGCCCGATGAAAAGGAGGTCTGGGTAGTTGACGGGGCCAACCAACACGTGCATTTTTTTGATGCAACGGTCATGCCTTCCCGTCAGATCGGCAGCCTGCCCTTAAGGGACCAACCGGGGTGGATCACGTTCAGTTTGGACGGAAAACACGCATTTCCTTCTACGGGGGAGATCATTGACGTGACCACACACAAAATCATTGCTACCCTGAAAGATGAGAACGGGCAGGGAGTTCACAGCGAAAAGGTCATTGAAATACAGTTTAACGGTCAAAAGCCCGTTAAATCGGGCGACCAATTTGGGTTAGGAAGAGTACGATAACTAATCGTTCAGACTCATCAGATACAGTTGTTCGACCTTTGCTCTTGCCCAAGGAGTTTTGCGTAAGAAAGTCAAACTGGATTTGATGCTCGGGTCGTACTGAAAACAGCGGATATTGACGTATTCACTCATGGTTTCCCACCCATAATGAGCTACCAAATGATTCAGCATCATTTCGAGGGTGATGCCGTGAAGGGGATTATTGGCTTGCGGATTTTGCATAAGGCAAAGATACAACAGAATAGAGAATTTTGATAAAACCGTCATCGGAAAACCCGCTACGGTATTCTTCGACAGTGATATTTCATAAAAACATAACAAAAGGCTCATCGTCAGGAAACGATAAATGGTTTGTTTTGCCTCCAAAAAAACGCTGTGAAACTTACGCCCAAACGCAATGCCTCCATTCCGCACGCCCATTGGAAACTCAAACGCGGAAGACGAATGCCTTCCGGTTCAACCTGCACCAAGCGGCCCTACAATACATACGACACGCAGGAATTGGGCACTGCCTCCTTTTCTGAAATGATCACTTTTTAACATTCCGGCAGTATAAATCCCTGCCGGCTGTTTTTTATCATTGATTGTATCCATCTCTATGAAACATTTTTTTCTTGCTGCCTTCATTGCCTCTCTGACATCGCTGTCAGGTCTAAGCCAAATCACCTACACTGCCGCCAATGTGCATTCGCACAATGACTACGCCCAGGCCAAGCCTTTTTTTGGGGCGTACGCACTCCAATGCGGTGCCATTGAAGCAGATGTCTATTTCAAAGACGGCGAGCTTATGGTAGCGCATCAGCCCGACGAAATCAAGCCCGAACGCACCCTGCATGCACTGTATCTGCAACCCCTCGCGGCTCGGCATCGGGAAGGCCTGATCTATCCTCTGCAATTACTGATTGACCTCAAAACGCCCGCCGTGCCCGCATTAGAAACCCTGATCAATCATCTGAATCGATTGCCTTATGTGTTTGGCAATAGTAAGCCGGTTAAAGTAGTGATCAGCGGCAATATGCCTTCACCCAATGATTTTGCCAAATACCCTGCCTGGGTTTCATTCGACGGGCGGTTTGATGAAACCTATTCTGAGGCCGCTCTGGCGCGTGTGCCGTTGTTCAGTGCACCGTTCAGCACCGTTTCGCGTTGGAACGGTATGGGAGTGTTTCCTAAAGAAGACCGTGAAAAATTGGTTGAATGGGTGAATCGTGCCCATCAAAAAGGGAAAAAGATCCGTTTTTGGGGTACACCGGACAATGAAGCCGTTTGGAAAGAACTGATGGCCGTTGGAGTGGATTGGATCGGTACGGATAATCCGCAGGCCCTGACAAACTACTTTAAAAGCGCCAAACCTGCCGACAGCCAATACACTAACACTCTTGCTCCATATACCCCCTATCAGCCTACCTATAAAAGTGACGGACAGGCCAAAACGCCCAAAAACATCATTTTACTGATCGGTGACGGAATGGGGCTCGCCCAAATGCAAACCGGTCTGATTGCCAACCGAGGAAAACTGCATTTGGCGTTGTTTAAGCAACTGGGATTGATACAAACCCAACCCTCCGAGACCTATATTACCGATTCTGCCGCTGCCGGAACGGCTCTTGCCACCGGCTATAAGACCAAAAACGGTACTATCGGCATGGATGCGACCCTGGTGGCTCGCCCGTCTCTGACGGTAGCGGCAAAAGAACGGGGAAAGAAATGCGCCGTTATTTCATCGGGCCCGATCACCGATGCCACGCCGGCCGTATTTTACGCCCACCGGCCCAAGCGAAGTATGCAGGAAGAAATTGCCGCCGATTTTCTTAAAGAACCGCTTGACATATTGGCAGGCGGGGGCAGTAAGTATTTTTTTGAACGCAAAGACAAAGCCAATCTGGGCGATTCTCTTCAAGCCCGCCGGTATGAAGTGATCCGTAAATATGCCGACATTGCCAAAAAAAATAAAGCCGAGCGATTCGTAGTTTTAGACGACCAAGCGGCTTTATCTTACGAAAAAGGCCGGGGGGACTTTTTACCACTAACGGTCAGAGAAAGCATCAATCACCTCAACAAAACGGCAAAAAAAGGCTTCTTCATGATGGCAGAAGGCGCACAGATCGACTACGCGGGCCATGCCAATAACACAGGATACGTAGCCAATGAAGTGATGGATTTTGACCGGGCCGTAGGAGAAGCCCTGCGGTTTGCCGATCAGGATGGGCAAACACTCGTCATTGTCACGGCCGATCACGAAACAGGGGGTATGAGCATAACGGGTGGCAACGAATCCGAAGGAATGATCCTTGGGAATTTTGCTTCCAAAGGCCACTCCGCCATTATGGTCCCTGTCTATGCTTATGGCCCCCAATCACAGCAATTTGGGGGTATCTACCAAAACACAGAACTGTCTAACCGTATTCGTCAACTGCTCGAAGCCGCAAAATAAGAGACTTATCGAAAAAGCTTTACATCGGCCCAAAATGTACCGAACGGTACTAACGAAGCAACCAATGCCAGTCCTGCCTTTTTAAATGACCACCGGTATTCTATCTTGGCCATGAGTACATACAAAATATACAGCACAAAGAGTAAGCCATGAGCCATGCCCGTGATCTTAACGGCCATCGGCTGACCGGCCATGTATTTGAGCGGCATGGCAATGAACAGGAGTACGAGAAATGAGATCCCTTCCAGAAAGCCGATAATACGCAGGCGACCAAGGGTGTCTTTTAATAAATGAATCATTTATGTGGGGTATTTTTTATTTTATATAAGAAATTTACCAAGTAACGGGTACTGTTTCTAACACCTTCATACGCATACGGAATGGCTTCGCTGAGGGTCATGGGATGAGGTAACACCGAAGTGGCATACGTGATACCCAGCGATTGCAGGTCTGAGGGAGAGACCATCAAAGCCCCGCACAAAGCCGCGACGGGGATATTTTTTTTTTGAGCGGCTCCCGCGATCCCTGCGATCAGTTTTCCCTGTAAGGTTTGCCCGTCTATTTTTCCTTCTCCGGTCAGGACCAGGTCAGCATCGGTCAATTGGGCCTCAAAACGGGTTTGTTCCATGACGATCTTAACGCCTTCTTTCAGGCTGGCATTCAAAAAAAATAAGGCTCCGAAACCTAAGCCCCCTGCGGCCCCGGTACCCGGCACCTGAGCTATATCCACGCCGAAATCACGCTCAACCACCTTTGCCAAATGTTGCAGCCCTGCTTCAAGTTGGGCCACCATTTCGGCATTTGCCCCTTTTTGCGGTGCATATACATGGGCTGCTCCATCGTTACCAAACAGCGGCGCCGTTACGTCGCAGGCTACTTCAACCGTTAATTCGGTGCGTTTCCGCGGCGGCAGGATTTGAGAAATATTGATTAAACTTTCGCCCGTTGGCGGCAATTCATGCCCCTGTTGGTCCAGGAATTGCCATCCCAGTGCCGCAGCCATCCCGACTCCTCCATCGGTGGTAGCGCTGCCTCCAATGCCGAGAATCACATGGCGGGCCCCTTTCTGCAAAGCATCCAGCATAAGTTGGCCCGTGCCGAAGGTCGTTGTTTTAAGAGGATTGCGTTCATCGGCCTGAAGCAGTCTCAAACCCGAAGCGGTTGCCATCTCTACAAAGGCCGTTTTTCCATCCGCCGACAGTCCGTATTCCGCTTCAATAGTGCGCCCTAAGGGGTCGGAAACAAAAGCGGTATGCATTTTACCGCCGGCATTGAGGGTCAGTATCTCAGCAGTGCCTTCTCCGCCGTCGGCCATGGGAAGTACCGCGATTTCTGCCTCCGGAATGATTTCGCGGATTCCCTCGCTCATGGCTTGACACACTTCGTATGCCGTCAGTGAACCTCGGAATTTATCGGGAGCGAGCAGGAATTTCATAGAATATAGGACAAATCAGGAGTCAGGAGCGAGGAGTCAGGAGTGAGAATAGACAACACTCGCTACTCACTCCTCGCTCCTGACTCCTAAAATAATATACTTTCGTCGTCGGTCACTTTCGGACGCAGGTAGGTATTCAGCGTGTCAATTTTTACCCCACCGCAATTAATGTTAACATCCATTCCATCCGGCTTAATAAATCGGTCACGACGGAAAGGAGAACGCTCATTGCCCGCCAGGTCGGCATCGGCGTACACTTTTTGCATATACAGCCCCCAGGCAGGCATCGCGATTCGTGCACCCTGTCCGT
Above is a window of Runella slithyformis DSM 19594 DNA encoding:
- a CDS encoding alkaline phosphatase, producing MKHFFLAAFIASLTSLSGLSQITYTAANVHSHNDYAQAKPFFGAYALQCGAIEADVYFKDGELMVAHQPDEIKPERTLHALYLQPLAARHREGLIYPLQLLIDLKTPAVPALETLINHLNRLPYVFGNSKPVKVVISGNMPSPNDFAKYPAWVSFDGRFDETYSEAALARVPLFSAPFSTVSRWNGMGVFPKEDREKLVEWVNRAHQKGKKIRFWGTPDNEAVWKELMAVGVDWIGTDNPQALTNYFKSAKPADSQYTNTLAPYTPYQPTYKSDGQAKTPKNIILLIGDGMGLAQMQTGLIANRGKLHLALFKQLGLIQTQPSETYITDSAAAGTALATGYKTKNGTIGMDATLVARPSLTVAAKERGKKCAVISSGPITDATPAVFYAHRPKRSMQEEIAADFLKEPLDILAGGGSKYFFERKDKANLGDSLQARRYEVIRKYADIAKKNKAERFVVLDDQAALSYEKGRGDFLPLTVRESINHLNKTAKKGFFMMAEGAQIDYAGHANNTGYVANEVMDFDRAVGEALRFADQDGQTLVIVTADHETGGMSITGGNESEGMILGNFASKGHSAIMVPVYAYGPQSQQFGGIYQNTELSNRIRQLLEAAK
- a CDS encoding glycerate kinase is translated as MKFLLAPDKFRGSLTAYEVCQAMSEGIREIIPEAEIAVLPMADGGEGTAEILTLNAGGKMHTAFVSDPLGRTIEAEYGLSADGKTAFVEMATASGLRLLQADERNPLKTTTFGTGQLMLDALQKGARHVILGIGGSATTDGGVGMAAALGWQFLDQQGHELPPTGESLINISQILPPRKRTELTVEVACDVTAPLFGNDGAAHVYAPQKGANAEMVAQLEAGLQHLAKVVERDFGVDIAQVPGTGAAGGLGFGALFFLNASLKEGVKIVMEQTRFEAQLTDADLVLTGEGKIDGQTLQGKLIAGIAGAAQKKNIPVAALCGALMVSPSDLQSLGITYATSVLPHPMTLSEAIPYAYEGVRNSTRYLVNFLYKIKNTPHK
- a CDS encoding carboxylesterase/lipase family protein; translated protein: MKSNRRNFIQKLGVGTAGLGLSSALPTASAAQRPDKEDEQILFVGDNIAVANTSYGKVRGYILRGIHTYLGIPYGADTSGENRFMPPQKPKPWNDVKPAVWWGNSAPQIMEKRYADAYSSFVDHWNYDDVSEDCLRINVWTPALDAKKRPVIVWLHGGGFVNGNGIEQDGYNGENLSRMGDVVFCSLNHRLGTLGFTDLAGVGGEKFAASGNVGMLDIVAALEWVRDNISNFGGDPNSVTIIGQSGGGAKVCALTAMPSAKGLFHKAVALSGSMLSGTSKEYAEKLGALVLKEAGLGPNDIGKLQQLPWREYIDIANRAVAKAADDARRLGVARGGFGPVADGRYLMDTPFYADASHFSADIPMIICSTFNESSPSRVDSSLEKVSLADVKEKLKPRFGEKSGDVADAYAKVFPDKTPVEIWSMVMSNRKNAIAAADAKSKQKAPVYLAWFGWQPPLFDGRMRAFHCNDICFWFNNTDLMLTHTGGGARPRRLSEKMAKTFVNFARTGNPNGGGLPDWPRYTSEKGETMILDDFCVVRNDPDREARKALP
- a CDS encoding DUF3817 domain-containing protein; this translates as MIHLLKDTLGRLRIIGFLEGISFLVLLFIAMPLKYMAGQPMAVKITGMAHGLLFVLYILYVLMAKIEYRWSFKKAGLALVASLVPFGTFWADVKLFR
- a CDS encoding YncE family protein; the encoded protein is MKPSRSAFLKSLLLLSMCILFWGNTIPTERQDAKAVRRYLYVATPGIRNYLEYGGHGLLVYDMDDHYRLVKRIPTAGLDADGKPLNVKGICASMATNSIYISTIQTLQCIDLTTEKIKWERKYDEGCDRMAISPDGKTIYLPTFEKEYWSVVDAATGDVKQKIVLNSGAHNTIFGLNGKEVYLAGLRSPYLTVVNAQKPTETRQVGPFSASIRPFTVNGKQTLCYVNVNELLGFEIGDLRTGKMLHRVEVSGFQKGPVKRHACPSHGVGLTPDEKEVWVVDGANQHVHFFDATVMPSRQIGSLPLRDQPGWITFSLDGKHAFPSTGEIIDVTTHKIIATLKDENGQGVHSEKVIEIQFNGQKPVKSGDQFGLGRVR
- a CDS encoding VF530 family protein, with the translated sequence MEAKQTIYRFLTMSLLLCFYEISLSKNTVAGFPMTVLSKFSILLYLCLMQNPQANNPLHGITLEMMLNHLVAHYGWETMSEYVNIRCFQYDPSIKSSLTFLRKTPWARAKVEQLYLMSLND